The following coding sequences are from one Ruminococcus flavefaciens AE3010 window:
- a CDS encoding PhzF family phenazine biosynthesis protein, which translates to MKQYIVDAFTDKIFSGNPAAVCVLDNFPSEEIMQSIAAENNLSETAFVIKENNRYHIRWFTSKSEIDFCGHATLATAFVLFNYQEQDSDTLNFYGQIGEFTVCRSDDMIRMEFPAYKLEHIEITDTMIEALGTIPLAAYKDRDILFILRNEDEVRDLQPDMELISKLDGACVAVTAKGSEYDCISRIFAPKYGMNEDPVTGSTHCMIAPYWCKRLNKPNITAFQASKRTGILYCECAGDMVIISGKAALFSVSDIL; encoded by the coding sequence ATGAAACAATACATCGTTGATGCATTCACGGATAAAATATTCTCGGGAAATCCTGCTGCTGTATGCGTACTTGATAACTTCCCAAGTGAAGAAATCATGCAGAGTATAGCTGCTGAGAATAACCTATCCGAAACAGCGTTTGTAATAAAAGAGAATAATCGGTATCATATCCGCTGGTTCACTTCTAAAAGCGAAATAGACTTCTGCGGACATGCTACTCTTGCTACTGCTTTTGTCCTCTTCAATTATCAGGAGCAGGATTCTGATACACTCAACTTCTACGGCCAGATCGGTGAGTTTACCGTATGCAGGTCTGATGATATGATAAGAATGGAGTTTCCGGCTTATAAACTGGAACATATAGAGATAACTGATACCATGATCGAAGCTCTCGGTACTATACCTCTTGCTGCATACAAGGACCGAGATATACTGTTCATTCTCAGGAATGAAGACGAAGTACGAGACTTACAACCGGATATGGAGCTTATCTCCAAACTGGACGGAGCTTGTGTTGCTGTTACTGCAAAAGGTTCCGAATACGACTGTATATCCAGAATATTCGCTCCCAAGTATGGTATGAATGAAGATCCAGTGACCGGTTCAACTCACTGCATGATTGCTCCATACTGGTGCAAACGTCTGAACAAGCCCAATATAACGGCATTCCAAGCTTCCAAACGTACAGGTATCCTTTACTGCGAGTGTGCGGGAGATATGGTTATCATCTCTGGTAAAGCTGCACTCTTTTCCGTTAGTGACATTTTGTGA
- a CDS encoding relaxase/mobilization nuclease domain-containing protein, giving the protein MEYIKVIKHTNGDDKCLKNVVNYPIGKDQVLKEGFGINPNDSKEAMRQFQSVAKFWDNQDKTPVFHYMTAFTGETAPTAEKAMELTKEIFKDITDSHLAATGTHYKDREWNWYHNHTAVSPTNINDGSMLYADNSTNFALAQNMADVTGQPTKLIIRKEDGTEVEIPKVFVPHDYED; this is encoded by the coding sequence ATGGAATATATTAAAGTGATAAAGCACACTAATGGCGACGATAAATGCTTGAAAAACGTCGTAAATTACCCGATTGGAAAGGATCAGGTGCTGAAAGAAGGCTTCGGAATCAATCCTAATGATTCTAAAGAAGCCATGCGCCAGTTCCAGTCCGTTGCTAAGTTCTGGGACAACCAAGACAAAACGCCTGTGTTTCACTACATGACAGCGTTCACAGGCGAAACAGCTCCAACTGCTGAGAAAGCAATGGAACTCACAAAAGAAATATTTAAAGATATCACCGATTCTCATCTTGCTGCAACCGGTACTCACTACAAGGACAGAGAGTGGAATTGGTATCATAACCATACAGCAGTGAGTCCTACAAACATAAACGATGGCTCAATGTTGTACGCTGATAATAGCACCAATTTTGCATTGGCTCAGAATATGGCTGATGTAACCGGTCAACCTACCAAACTTATTATCAGAAAAGAGGATGGAACAGAGGTTGAAATTCCTAAGGTATTCGTTCCTCATGACTATGAGGATTGA
- a CDS encoding alpha/beta hydrolase, protein MKKFTALILGSLLTVSFASCSKSEPAPALTEQTTTEAAASETTTEAVTEPTTEKATKPTVEYYDGLICSDNMTDKEKERSSFREFTLLDPEKCFSLGKFGRNRYCLDPDELVSVRKIQDSFHELAIYDEQLDTPFLVHIITPPNYDENKEYPVFFITDEIYWMELIPIMWNMINEGEASPVIFVTHGYEYSIDGNANETRVDKFTLHQKEFLDFITDDLMKTISLNYKIDESRSVLFGHSSGGPFADYALCNSDKYEYQPFKNYIIGSPAFSDSYYDDNPYKGDIDLSIIKDPYAFQREFDYFDRNETMDKNVFICVGEKEDIEVDCGDGDDMVEGSKALYERLKAHGANVELKIYEGCFHTNYIRGMMTDYLKQNFLPNDIT, encoded by the coding sequence ATGAAAAAATTCACAGCACTTATTCTCGGCAGCTTACTTACTGTATCTTTCGCTTCATGTAGCAAAAGTGAACCTGCCCCTGCACTCACAGAACAGACAACTACCGAAGCAGCAGCTTCCGAGACCACAACAGAAGCCGTGACCGAACCCACTACCGAAAAGGCGACCAAGCCCACAGTTGAATACTATGACGGGCTTATCTGCTCGGATAATATGACCGACAAGGAAAAGGAGCGGTCAAGCTTCCGCGAATTCACGCTCCTTGATCCCGAAAAGTGTTTCAGTCTCGGTAAATTCGGCAGAAACCGTTATTGCCTTGACCCAGACGAATTAGTAAGTGTAAGAAAAATACAGGACAGCTTTCATGAACTTGCAATTTATGACGAACAGCTGGACACGCCGTTCCTTGTACATATAATCACACCGCCGAATTACGACGAGAACAAGGAATATCCCGTATTCTTTATTACAGATGAGATATACTGGATGGAACTTATCCCTATAATGTGGAACATGATAAATGAGGGTGAAGCTTCTCCGGTTATATTCGTTACTCACGGATATGAATACAGTATAGACGGCAACGCAAACGAAACGCGCGTTGATAAATTCACCCTGCACCAGAAAGAGTTCCTTGATTTTATCACAGACGACCTGATGAAAACTATTTCTCTCAATTACAAAATTGACGAATCGCGCTCTGTTTTATTCGGGCACTCCAGCGGAGGCCCGTTTGCAGACTACGCCCTCTGCAATTCCGATAAATATGAGTATCAGCCCTTTAAGAACTACATAATAGGAAGTCCGGCGTTTAGCGATTCTTATTATGATGATAATCCATATAAGGGCGATATTGATCTGAGCATTATCAAAGATCCTTATGCATTTCAAAGAGAATTCGACTATTTTGACCGCAACGAAACTATGGATAAGAACGTGTTCATATGCGTGGGCGAAAAAGAAGATATCGAAGTAGACTGCGGTGACGGCGATGATATGGTAGAGGGCTCGAAAGCGCTCTATGAAAGGCTCAAAGCTCACGGCGCCAATGTGGAGCTGAAAATATATGAGGGCTGTTTTCATACCAATTATATCCGAGGTATGATGACGGATTACCTAAAACAGAACTTCCTACCGAATGATATAACATGA
- a CDS encoding alpha/beta hydrolase encodes MPTEAETTNTTTSENIPQTEPTTENATKPTVEYYDGLICSDNMTDKEKEKSSFREFTLIYPEKAFNIGGYRSTYNIPRGTASKEFKNIKEIENSFRELRLYDEELDINFLVHIILPPNYDEDREYPVFLITDAQYWLINVPDMWQLISKGEAAPVIFVTLGHDYDSNGESDPERFKEFAVNQKKLLDFITDNLMSVISLNYKTDNGRSVFFGHSLGGLFADYALCNSDKYEYQPFANYIIASPAVWTYHYDINVYDIENISDPHAYEREFDYFERNESMDKKVFICAGEKEIYKFNAPELATIPEESKSLYERLNARGVNTELIIYEDGYHTNYVEDMLKDYLKQNFPPEA; translated from the coding sequence ATGCCAACGGAAGCAGAGACTACAAATACGACAACATCAGAGAATATACCCCAAACAGAACCTACTACAGAAAATGCAACAAAGCCCACAGTTGAGTACTACGACGGACTTATATGCTCGGATAATATGACTGATAAGGAAAAGGAAAAGTCAAGCTTCCGCGAATTTACGCTGATCTATCCCGAAAAAGCCTTCAACATAGGAGGCTATCGCAGTACATACAATATTCCTCGTGGTACAGCATCTAAAGAATTCAAAAATATAAAGGAAATTGAGAACAGCTTTCGTGAGCTTAGATTATACGACGAGGAACTGGACATAAATTTTCTTGTCCATATAATACTACCGCCAAATTACGATGAGGATCGTGAATACCCAGTTTTTTTGATCACCGACGCACAGTATTGGCTGATAAATGTACCTGATATGTGGCAGCTTATCAGCAAAGGCGAAGCCGCTCCTGTTATATTCGTTACTCTCGGCCATGATTATGATTCAAACGGTGAAAGTGATCCTGAGCGATTTAAAGAGTTCGCTGTAAATCAGAAAAAGCTCCTTGATTTCATAACTGACAACCTTATGAGTGTTATATCCTTGAATTACAAAACAGACAATGGCAGAAGTGTTTTCTTTGGCCATTCTCTTGGCGGTCTTTTTGCTGATTATGCACTATGCAATTCAGATAAGTATGAGTATCAACCCTTTGCAAATTACATAATCGCAAGTCCGGCGGTATGGACGTATCATTATGACATAAATGTATACGATATAGAAAACATTTCGGACCCTCATGCTTATGAAAGAGAATTTGACTATTTTGAACGAAACGAGTCTATGGACAAAAAAGTGTTCATATGTGCTGGTGAAAAGGAAATATACAAATTCAATGCCCCAGAGCTAGCAACTATCCCAGAGGAATCAAAGTCTCTGTACGAAAGGCTGAATGCTCGTGGCGTTAATACGGAGCTTATAATCTATGAAGATGGCTATCACACCAATTATGTGGAAGATATGCTGAAGGACTATCTAAAGCAGAACTTTCCGCCCGAAGCATAA
- a CDS encoding DUF960 domain-containing protein, with the protein MFDNERYLTCGVDSTIPLDLQLFLWGCVDNMPAPKDYLQVFKLSASGPMQAITHSSEEPEFKRVHLLPSDSPITNKLYIIDDGSHSTMLLAEEY; encoded by the coding sequence ATGTTCGATAATGAACGCTATCTTACGTGCGGAGTTGATAGCACTATCCCACTCGATTTACAGTTGTTCCTATGGGGCTGTGTTGACAACATGCCTGCTCCAAAGGACTATCTTCAGGTCTTCAAACTAAGTGCGTCAGGTCCTATGCAGGCTATAACCCACAGCTCGGAAGAACCAGAATTCAAAAGGGTGCATCTATTACCGTCGGATTCACCTATAACCAACAAGCTGTACATAATCGATGACGGTTCCCATAGCACTATGTTATTAGCAGAGGAATATTAA
- a CDS encoding amidoligase family protein, giving the protein MEDNNREVLYCSHCGAVIGEDEDYETIDGDIVCTDCVEQHTTTCDRCGATIWIDDSYGDECSNLCRYCYENHYTRCSCCDALLREDDAYHLDGYIYCRDCYDDEVDKNRSIHEYGFKPEPIFYGDDSNRFFGVELEIDGAGKDRDNADEILTIANKDGEHIYIKGDGSLDDGMEIVTHPMTLNYHKSFCWQEIMTKAISMGYRSHQTSTCGLHIHVNRSCLGETTDEQELVISHILFFVEKHWAEMLKFSRRSEYSMSRWAARYGFEKTGREILDKAKKGNNGRYAAVNLMNWATIEFRLFRGTLKYNTLIAALELVNAICDLAISLSDEGIANMSWSEFVDTINEPELIQYLKERRLYINEEIEIQEEV; this is encoded by the coding sequence ATGGAAGATAATAACAGAGAAGTTTTATACTGCTCCCACTGCGGAGCAGTAATAGGCGAAGATGAGGATTATGAGACTATCGACGGGGATATAGTATGCACAGACTGCGTAGAACAGCATACTACTACCTGTGACAGGTGTGGGGCTACCATCTGGATTGATGATAGCTACGGCGATGAATGCAGCAATCTTTGCCGTTACTGCTATGAGAATCACTACACTCGCTGCTCCTGCTGTGATGCTCTTTTACGCGAAGATGATGCTTATCATCTTGACGGTTATATCTATTGTCGTGACTGCTACGACGACGAAGTAGATAAAAATAGAAGCATCCATGAATATGGGTTCAAGCCTGAACCAATATTCTACGGAGATGATTCGAACCGATTTTTCGGCGTAGAGCTTGAGATAGACGGTGCGGGCAAGGATAGGGATAATGCCGATGAGATACTGACAATCGCTAATAAGGACGGAGAACACATCTACATCAAGGGCGATGGCAGCCTTGACGACGGCATGGAGATAGTCACTCATCCTATGACATTGAATTACCATAAGAGCTTTTGCTGGCAGGAGATCATGACCAAGGCAATCAGTATGGGCTACAGGAGCCATCAGACCTCGACCTGTGGTCTGCATATCCATGTCAACCGCAGCTGCCTCGGTGAAACAACTGATGAACAGGAATTAGTGATATCTCACATACTGTTTTTCGTTGAGAAGCACTGGGCGGAGATGCTGAAATTCAGCCGTAGAAGCGAGTATTCGATGAGTAGGTGGGCAGCACGCTACGGCTTTGAAAAGACAGGACGTGAAATATTGGATAAAGCTAAGAAAGGAAACAACGGCAGATATGCAGCTGTGAACCTCATGAACTGGGCAACCATAGAGTTCAGGCTTTTCCGTGGTACACTCAAATACAATACGCTGATTGCGGCTTTGGAGTTAGTAAACGCAATATGTGACCTTGCTATCAGTCTTTCAGATGAAGGTATAGCAAATATGTCGTGGAGTGAGTTCGTAGATACGATAAATGAACCTGAGCTTATACAGTACCTGAAAGAACGCAGGCTCTACATAAATGAAGAAATCGAAATACAGGAGGAAGTATAA
- a CDS encoding class II glutamine amidotransferase, whose protein sequence is MCSLFGWLDYQGIIPHKVLRKLTQALANAAEERGTDASGISYVNGGQIVIYKRPKAAHKLHFNPPEGTRAVLGHTRLATQGNEKNNANNHPFYGNTGDTAFAFAHNGILYNDKELRKEKQLPVTTIETDSYIAVQLIESQHKLDFDSLRYMAEAVYGSFTFSLLDDNNSLYLVKGSNPLCLLHFASLGLYVYASTESIMKNALKRVGLHKFASERIETDEGDIVKIDKNGNITRSQFQPAPTYTHYSRCKWWYEDYEDYFSTYEETLVEMAHMFGVDENDVILLLDYGYSADEVAEFLMDNSMFQEAVRDVKYMAGESLYEQYCGVF, encoded by the coding sequence ATGTGCAGTTTATTTGGTTGGCTCGATTATCAGGGCATTATCCCCCATAAGGTACTCCGCAAGCTTACACAGGCATTAGCAAACGCTGCTGAAGAACGCGGCACGGACGCTTCCGGAATCAGCTACGTCAATGGCGGTCAGATAGTTATTTATAAGCGCCCGAAAGCGGCTCACAAACTGCACTTCAATCCGCCGGAAGGCACAAGAGCTGTTCTCGGTCACACTCGACTCGCGACGCAGGGTAATGAAAAGAACAATGCGAATAATCACCCATTTTATGGTAACACAGGTGACACAGCCTTTGCCTTTGCCCACAATGGTATACTTTATAATGATAAGGAGCTTCGGAAAGAAAAGCAGCTTCCTGTTACCACGATTGAGACAGATTCGTACATAGCAGTGCAGCTTATCGAGTCTCAGCATAAACTTGACTTCGACTCCCTTAGATACATGGCTGAGGCTGTGTATGGCAGTTTCACGTTCAGTCTGCTTGATGATAATAACTCTCTGTATCTTGTGAAAGGCTCCAATCCGTTATGCTTGCTGCATTTCGCTTCTCTCGGACTATACGTTTATGCAAGTACGGAGAGCATTATGAAGAATGCACTTAAACGTGTCGGACTGCATAAATTCGCTTCTGAACGCATCGAGACTGATGAGGGTGATATCGTCAAAATCGACAAGAACGGCAACATTACACGCTCACAGTTTCAGCCAGCTCCGACATATACTCACTATTCAAGATGTAAGTGGTGGTACGAAGATTACGAAGATTACTTTTCCACATACGAAGAAACACTAGTAGAAATGGCGCACATGTTCGGAGTTGATGAGAATGACGTGATCCTACTCCTCGATTATGGCTATAGCGCAGACGAGGTGGCAGAATTTCTTATGGATAATAGTATGTTCCAAGAGGCTGTCAGGGATGTAAAGTATATGGCCGGTGAAAGTTTATATGAACAGTATTGCGGAGTGTTCTGA
- a CDS encoding recombinase family protein encodes MDNRIYGYARVSSTGQNEDRQLEALTKFGVPEQNIIIDKASGKDTEREGYQYLKRQILRKGDTLVIKELDRLSRNKADIKRELEHFKDMGVRVKILDIPTTLTDFPPQQAWVLDMINAILIEVLGSIAENERNKIRARQREGIEAAKKKNVRFGRPSKPLPDNWHEVMAEVRCGNKRPVEAMRELGISRSNYYRLWKHL; translated from the coding sequence ATGGACAACAGGATCTATGGCTATGCCAGAGTATCTTCCACAGGTCAGAACGAGGACAGGCAACTTGAAGCACTCACCAAGTTCGGCGTTCCTGAGCAGAACATCATCATCGACAAGGCTTCCGGAAAGGATACCGAGCGTGAAGGGTATCAGTATCTCAAACGTCAGATACTCCGCAAGGGAGATACACTTGTTATCAAGGAACTGGACAGGCTAAGCAGAAATAAAGCTGACATCAAGCGAGAGCTGGAGCACTTCAAGGATATGGGCGTCAGAGTCAAGATACTAGATATACCCACAACGCTTACTGACTTCCCGCCGCAGCAGGCTTGGGTGCTTGACATGATAAACGCAATATTGATAGAAGTACTCGGTTCGATAGCTGAAAATGAACGCAACAAAATCCGAGCTCGTCAGCGTGAAGGCATAGAAGCTGCTAAGAAGAAAAACGTCCGATTCGGGCGCCCGTCAAAGCCTCTACCTGATAACTGGCATGAGGTAATGGCGGAAGTCCGCTGCGGAAACAAAAGACCTGTGGAGGCGATGCGGGAGCTGGGAATCTCGCGGTCGAATTATTACAGGTTGTGGAAACATTTATAA
- a CDS encoding type II toxin-antitoxin system RelE/ParE family toxin: protein MNQVVYSPKALADLDEIFAYISDKLANPIAAESIVNGLLDTADILKDHSEIGKPLYFSDDIFSGYRYLIYKNYLVFYRSSNDTAYIDRVLYGKRDYISLFIKDLVDDNE, encoded by the coding sequence ATGAATCAAGTAGTTTATTCACCGAAGGCTTTGGCTGATCTCGATGAGATATTTGCTTATATCTCAGACAAACTCGCTAATCCAATAGCTGCAGAAAGCATTGTTAATGGTCTACTTGATACTGCGGATATACTTAAAGATCACTCCGAGATAGGCAAGCCTCTCTACTTCTCAGATGACATTTTCAGCGGTTACCGATATCTGATCTATAAGAATTATCTTGTATTCTACCGAAGCAGCAATGATACTGCTTATATCGATCGCGTCCTTTACGGAAAGCGCGACTATATCAGCTTGTTCATCAAAGACTTGGTAGATGATAATGAATAG